The window CAAAGCTGATTTTTCTTTTTCTGTACACAATGTGCTTTTGAAGGTAGTTGGCAATTGCTTCCGACTGGCAGATATATCTCATTGTATCCGGTACGGCAAAACGTAGTTCTTCCGCAAGTCTGAAGTAATGGTCAATCGCATTTTTACTGGTAAAAATAATACCTGTATACTGCGTCAGATCTATTTTCTGTGTTCTGAGCTCTTTATTGTCAACCCCTTCGACGTGGATAAATGGACGGAAATCAATCTTTATTTTTTCCTTCTTCGCTATATCCAGATATGGAGAAGACTCACTAGGCGCTGGTTGAGAAACCAATATAGACTTTATTCTCATCATTGACATTTATTAAAAAAATAACAACTTCCAAAGCAATAATAATGGTGCGATTTGGAGGGTGCAAATATACAAAAATTTATAATACCATTTCTCGGGAAGAATCTTGTTCTTGTGAAATAAATAGAAAAAAACTTTGAAAATGAAGACAAAAGAAAAGAAGCAGATATAATACAAGAACATTTTATTTCTGTCGATAGGGAAGTAATAGTGGGCTACACAAAGAATTATTAACAAAAAAGAAAGAATGAAATAAAATTTTGTGGAGGTGAAATAGAATATTGTCCATTTTTTTCCGTCCCCTATGCTTTGATAAAATAAAAAGCCCAATGTAGATTTTATTATATAAAAAAACAGTACTGCCAGCAAAGTATATCCAAACTTGTTAAGCTGATACCCAAAAAGCTGAAGATCGGCAATAAATTTAGGGACAACAGGAATATACTGGGAAATTAAAACCGACAGCGTGAGAGTGGTTACACACGAAGTGATCATCCAGCTGGGAAGGTTGTTGCTCGCATCAAAATACTTTTGAAGCAGAAAATCCTTGAGACTGGCATCCCTTTCTATGACGTTCATCATAAAAACATACAAAAATATACAGCCCACGAGGATAAAGATTACCCAATCATTATTCTCAGGTATCCTTACATGATTGACGAAGTGTTGTGATGATGGCAAAATTTAAGTTTTTATTATTTATTATTTAACTTCAGATAACATATCCCGGCACAGATTTTCCTGTCTCCAGATTCAAAAATTTGAAGCTAAAATAGTTGCTCTCACCGATTTTACGTATTGTCCAGATCTGTTGTAAAAAAGTTTCTGTTTCATCCGCTCAATCCCTGAGAAATATTTTTGCAAAATTATAGATTATTTTGTATAAAATAAAAAGGTTAAATAAACTATCTTTGCAAACTGAAATGAAAAAACTCGTCATTATCCCAACTTATAACGAAAAGGAAAATATTGAACATATTATTTCCGCAGTTTTTGCATTGGAGGACGACTTTCATATTCTGGTGGTGGATGACACTTCGCCGGACGGCACTGCAGAGGTGGTAAAGGAATTGCAGAAGCAGCATCCACATTATCTGCACCTCTCTGTAAGACACGTGAAAGACGGATTGGGGAAGGCTTATATCCACGGATTTAAATGGGCTATCGAAAATAAATACGATTATATTTTTGAGATGGATGCCGATTTTTCACATAATCCTAATGATCTTCCTAAACTGTTTGAAGCATGCAGAAATGCAGATATGGCCATCGGTTCCCGTTACTCAAAAGGAGTAAATGTGGTCAACTGGCCTATGGGAAGAGTATTGCTTTCTTACTTTGCATCCAAATATGTGAGATTTGTATTAGGGCTTCCTATTCATGATACCACAGCGGGATTTGTCTGTTTTTCAAGAAAAGTACTGGAGGAAATAGGACTTGATAATGTAAAGCTGAAAGGCTATGGGTTCCAGATAGAAATGAAATTCCGGGCATTTAAAAAAGGATTCAGTATTGTAGAAGTTCCTATTATATTTACCAACAGGATTTTAGGAGAAAGCAAGATGAATGGCGGAATTATCCATGAAGCCGTTTTTGGAGTACTGAATTTAAAATGGAAATCAATCATTAACAGGTTATGACACTCATGAAAAAGTTAATCTTTATTTTCGTTTTGTTAGGCTTGTTTTCGTGCGGCGATTATATAGATAAGCCTAAAAATCTGATCGATAAGGATGTAATGGCGGAAATCATTGCAGACCTTGCTATCAACGATCAGGCCATTTTTGTATATCCCGACAAAAATATGGAAGCAGGTACAAGAGCCGTCCTGAAGACCCATAAAGTAAAATCTGAAGACTTTGTTGAAAGTTTTAAATATTACGTCATCAAAGAAGAAATGGACGGGATTGCCGGTGATGCCCAGGAAATACTGGTGAAAAAAGATCCCAAAGCAGAAAAATATATCAAGGATAAGCTGAAACAAAACGGAACTGTAATCCCTTTGGTAAGGTAATTACAGGCTGAGTTTCAACCTAAGGAAATCACCGGTAAATGGTGAATTAAAAAAGGATAGAGATGAAATTTTTTAATATAGAAAAAACCTCTGAAGGAAAAGCAAGAGCAGGGGAAATTACCACAGATCACGGGAAGATTCAAACTCCTATTTTTATGCCTGTGGGAACTGTAGCAAGTGTGAAAACAGTTCATCAGAGAGAATTAAAAGAAGACATTAAAGCTCAGATTATTCTGGGAAATACATACCATCTGTACCTTCGCCCGGGTATGGAAACCATGCAGGATGCAGGAGGTTTACACCAATTCATGAACTGGGACCTTCCCATTCTTACCGATTCCGGAGGATTTCAGGTATTTTCACTGGCGGGTAACAGAAAAATGACGGAAGAAGGTGCGAGATTCAAATCTCACATCGATGGAAGCTATCACATGTTCTCCCCGGAGAGATCAATGGAAATTCAAAGACAGATCGGGGCCGATATTTTCATGGCCTTTGATGAATGTACACCTTACCCTTGTGACTATAACCAGGCAAAATCATCGATGGAGCTTACTCACCGCTGGCTGAAAAGATGTATTGACTGGACTAACGATAATCCTGAATTATACGGACATAAGCAAAGACTTTTCCCGATTGTTCAGGGATCTACCTATTCCGACCTTAGAAAAATCTCTGCAGAAGTCATTTCTGAAGCAGGAGCAGAAGGAAATGCCATTGGAGGACTTTCTGTAGGAGAGCCGGAAGAAGAAATGTACAGAATCACGGATGAAGTGACAGACATTCTTCCCAAAGAAAAACCAAGATATCTGATGGGCGTGGGAACTCCATGGAATATCCTTGAATCTATCGGATTGGGAATTGATATGATGGACTGTGTAATGCCGACAAGAAATGCAAGAAATGCAATGCTTTTCACATGGCAGGGGGTGATGAACCTTAAAAATGAAAAATGGAAGCGCGATTTCTCGCCTTTGGATGAATTCGGAACCAGCTTTGTAGACCGTGAATATTCAAAAGCGTATCTTCGCCACTTGTTTGTGTCTAAAGAATACCTGGCCAAACAGATTGCTTCAATCCATAATCTGGCATTCTACCTGGATTTGGTAAAAGTAGCCAGAGAACATATTATGGCAGGAGATTTCTACGAATGGAAAAACGTTGTAGTACCGGTTCTTAGACAAAGATTATAAGAGAATATGCTTAAAATTGTAGACAGATATATCATTAAAAAATACCTTGGAACTTTCAGTTTCATGCTGGTATTATTGTCTATAGTCGTATTGGTAATTGATGTTCAGCAGAAGATTCCAAGGATAGAAAATGCCAAGGCCATAGATCCGAAACTGGATCTTACCTATTTCCTTATCCATTTTTATCCCTTCTGGATTATCAACCTTGTGGTAACTTTCCTTTCCATTCTGGTATTTATTTCAGTGATTTATTTTACCTCCAGAATGGCCAATAATACGGAAATTGTTGCCATTATCAGTAGTGGGGCCAGTTTTCACCGATTTTCCAAACCTTATCTGTTCACCTCTATTTTTATTGGGCTGATCGCTCTTGTGGTGTATCACATGGTTCTTCCATGGGCCAATATCAAGAAAAATGAACTGGAAGCGTATACCTATAATGCGGCCAATAAAGAAAAGATTTTAGGAACTGCTCCAGCCTCTTCGCAGCTGAGCAAAACAGAATACATCTTCGTTGATTCCTGGAACAAAAGAGAAAAAAGAGGATCTAGCTTTGTCTATCAGAAATATGATAAGGACAGAAAAATGACCTATGAGCTGAAAGCAAGCGAAGTGTACTGGGATAAAACCAAAAAACAGTTTGTTTTAAATAATTACCTGGAAAAAACAATCAATAAAGACAATACCGAAAAACTCGGAAACGGTATAGAATTAAGGAAAAATTACGGGCACTCCCCGGAAGAACTTTTCCCCAACGAACTTTTAGGACAAAATAAAACCACACCGGAACTTCTTAAATTTATAGAAAGAGAAAAAGCAAGAGGAAACAGTAACCTGAACTCTTACCTGAATGAGCTTCACCAAAGAACCTCAATGCCTGTTTCCATTATTATTCTGACATTTCTGGCGCTTTCCCTGTCATCACAAAAGAAAAGAGGAGGATTGGGAGTTAACCTGGCGATTGGTATTTCATTAGCCTTTATCTTTGTGTTTTCTTTTGAAGCCTTAAAAGTGGTTTCTGAAAATAAAAGTTTATCTCCGGCTGTTGCCATGTGGCTGCCTAATATGGTGTTTTTGCCGCTTACCCTTTATCTTTATATCAAAAGAGCCAATCAGTAAAGTAATTTTACTTCTTTGTGATAAAAAGAACGAATGCCGTCTTCCAGTTCGATCCACAGTTCACCCTTTTCATCAGCATTCCGGATAATGCCATTTTGTCGCTCTTTTCCAATTTCAAATACAGACACCTGATCTTTTCTGAAAAGATTTTCATTAAATCCGTCCAGAATTTCCTGGTCTGAAGGGATGTTTTTGAGTTTTTCAGACAAATATTCATGAAGGTTCAAAGCAAGCTCTTCCAGGTCAAAATGATTGCCTGTCTGCGTCAGAAGGGATCCGGCGTTGGATATTTCCTCAAATTTTTCCTGAAGAATATTAATGCCGGCTCCGATGATGAAGTAATTATTCTCATTTATCTTTTTCTTTTCTATTAAAATTCCCACGATTTTTTTACCTTTAAGGATGATATCATTGGGCCACTTGATTTTTACCTCAGAATCAGACAATTTGGCAAGGAAATCACGGATCACCATTGCGGTATAATAATTGAACATAAAGTCGGAGCACAGGATGTTCTGAGTATTCACTGCCAGCGTATAAGCCAGGTTTTTTCCGGCAGTCTGGGTCCAGACATTTCCATACTGACCCCGTCCTTTTGTTTGATTAAAAGTATGAAGTCCTATAAAATTTGAATCTCCGTAAAGTAAAAACTTTGATATTTCGTCATTAGTAGAAGAACATTCTTTCAGGTAGAAGAGTTGGCTCATTTAAGAAAACTTTAAGACATTAAGAAGGTAAAAGTAAGGGTAAAGTAAAGAAAAAACAATAAATTTGCAGATTATAGTAATTTTTTAATGAATAAAACAGCAGAAAAACAAGCGTTAATAGATAAAATCGTTGAAGCTATCCAGGATGTAAAAGGGGAAGACATTATGATCTTTGATCTTTCCAACATCGAAAACTCCGTAGCAGAAACGTTCGTGATATGTAGTGGAAACTCAAATACACAGGTAGCGGCATTGGCAGGAAG of the Chryseobacterium aureum genome contains:
- a CDS encoding DUF4271 domain-containing protein — protein: MPSSQHFVNHVRIPENNDWVIFILVGCIFLYVFMMNVIERDASLKDFLLQKYFDASNNLPSWMITSCVTTLTLSVLISQYIPVVPKFIADLQLFGYQLNKFGYTLLAVLFFYIIKSTLGFLFYQSIGDGKKWTIFYFTSTKFYFILSFLLIILCVAHYYFPIDRNKMFLYYICFFSFVFIFKVFFYLFHKNKILPEKWYYKFLYICTLQIAPLLLLWKLLFF
- a CDS encoding polyprenol monophosphomannose synthase, with the protein product MKKLVIIPTYNEKENIEHIISAVFALEDDFHILVVDDTSPDGTAEVVKELQKQHPHYLHLSVRHVKDGLGKAYIHGFKWAIENKYDYIFEMDADFSHNPNDLPKLFEACRNADMAIGSRYSKGVNVVNWPMGRVLLSYFASKYVRFVLGLPIHDTTAGFVCFSRKVLEEIGLDNVKLKGYGFQIEMKFRAFKKGFSIVEVPIIFTNRILGESKMNGGIIHEAVFGVLNLKWKSIINRL
- a CDS encoding DUF4296 domain-containing protein gives rise to the protein MKKLIFIFVLLGLFSCGDYIDKPKNLIDKDVMAEIIADLAINDQAIFVYPDKNMEAGTRAVLKTHKVKSEDFVESFKYYVIKEEMDGIAGDAQEILVKKDPKAEKYIKDKLKQNGTVIPLVR
- the tgt gene encoding tRNA guanosine(34) transglycosylase Tgt, with amino-acid sequence MKFFNIEKTSEGKARAGEITTDHGKIQTPIFMPVGTVASVKTVHQRELKEDIKAQIILGNTYHLYLRPGMETMQDAGGLHQFMNWDLPILTDSGGFQVFSLAGNRKMTEEGARFKSHIDGSYHMFSPERSMEIQRQIGADIFMAFDECTPYPCDYNQAKSSMELTHRWLKRCIDWTNDNPELYGHKQRLFPIVQGSTYSDLRKISAEVISEAGAEGNAIGGLSVGEPEEEMYRITDEVTDILPKEKPRYLMGVGTPWNILESIGLGIDMMDCVMPTRNARNAMLFTWQGVMNLKNEKWKRDFSPLDEFGTSFVDREYSKAYLRHLFVSKEYLAKQIASIHNLAFYLDLVKVAREHIMAGDFYEWKNVVVPVLRQRL
- a CDS encoding LptF/LptG family permease: MLKIVDRYIIKKYLGTFSFMLVLLSIVVLVIDVQQKIPRIENAKAIDPKLDLTYFLIHFYPFWIINLVVTFLSILVFISVIYFTSRMANNTEIVAIISSGASFHRFSKPYLFTSIFIGLIALVVYHMVLPWANIKKNELEAYTYNAANKEKILGTAPASSQLSKTEYIFVDSWNKREKRGSSFVYQKYDKDRKMTYELKASEVYWDKTKKQFVLNNYLEKTINKDNTEKLGNGIELRKNYGHSPEELFPNELLGQNKTTPELLKFIEREKARGNSNLNSYLNELHQRTSMPVSIIILTFLALSLSSQKKRGGLGVNLAIGISLAFIFVFSFEALKVVSENKSLSPAVAMWLPNMVFLPLTLYLYIKRANQ
- a CDS encoding biotin--[acetyl-CoA-carboxylase] ligase; amino-acid sequence: MSQLFYLKECSSTNDEISKFLLYGDSNFIGLHTFNQTKGRGQYGNVWTQTAGKNLAYTLAVNTQNILCSDFMFNYYTAMVIRDFLAKLSDSEVKIKWPNDIILKGKKIVGILIEKKKINENNYFIIGAGINILQEKFEEISNAGSLLTQTGNHFDLEELALNLHEYLSEKLKNIPSDQEILDGFNENLFRKDQVSVFEIGKERQNGIIRNADEKGELWIELEDGIRSFYHKEVKLLY